A single region of the Pyricularia oryzae 70-15 chromosome 4, whole genome shotgun sequence genome encodes:
- a CDS encoding nucleoporin POM152 — protein MPATPRISNGAFPQTPAHKGAPPTPSPTPSARQSLSAPRRSLPPAPQKTVAKTAAEPRIPLRAIDAPTQRLFALGIYGAVQAWKLYDWSQMLDDDSAQSLWLSLKWIAIDGVYILGLPELRIPWLELSQPVAIFLLVAHAIFTLLIMNHIPVPLLSVLFVYVKAFYFDSELSISDNYVKTSQILHNSSLIQGRQIINILPEGFAVLNPAGTPFCIGGDITTALIPIHFNSTIPREVELIRTDLDTDSSTQEVIKLSRFDIRTIQSHAKKLTPDGTPSAFTFEYRVKKAGAYKLKRVIDEHKLEVQRKSPHTFVVRCPSASIGPSPPSERCLKDLSDLVLNVDGTPPLKIVYSRRINGNKEHSFHFPNLQPDGFSSPLIGVASSSLTLLEDEDISWARSQRVPVSLNESLYSGGEWQYSVDEVHDGLGNVVRYASPTDDPEYRPKAAKTLVKTFSVRERPKVHLTKCDIRNPLKVARGQRVSLPVVFETTGQKADERPHALTWDFSPIDTLTRNGDPGDVVIPGSHVSKKPGDAPVVSAPGLYTLKTVSAGSCEGEVQEPASCLVLNPLEPELSVRSRDIPDKCAGNSVGLIVNLDLVGTPPFVVHYNEVFSGRVEHKVVRISGTRHEMELTPQEEGTHKYTFTNVDDALYKQVPLTGSGYTLEQDVKPAAFAEISRRYDNKPLSACLEQQVDIDVVFSGGEPPYTLEYEIAHEGKRTPYKVAGIQSREQTLRTPALSKGGEYTLALTSVMDKRGCKNSLQNEMKINVRRQRPRASFGVIEGRRKALNIESPDAKHKLPVRLTGVGPWKVTYKNFDQPGSPLIHQTVQNSNGVVTARDPGTYELVEVSDSQCPGAVDPKASTFEVSWLPRPELSLVQSDSVSQAGDLFVKKDVCEGDIDGFEISLKGSPPYHVKYQIHHKPTSGPASSTRKEFDAALSKSAISMLTAKPGLYTYTFTDLADSLYDLSKKQFTPVVLQQRVNAKPTATFDKPGQVFKFCMSEQDYEEKIPVTLTGVAPFFLELEIKHHSNGVPQVHRIPSVNSNKFGVQLPRELLRLGPQQVRIREVRDARGCQFRSEIGGSSVQVQLYDAPAIYPLETRTDYCVGERLAYTLSGTPPFQVSYTFGGQKRSANSPTTSFRRIADSPGEFSITSVSDKASECRAAVELVKRIHPMPSVRISRGQNVQVDIHEGGEVEILFEFGGTPPFEFTYTRSTNARKGQKSKVLETRHDVSFEHSKVVRASQEGTYQVVAIKDKYCAFSTQQVDVKDGSQKLLQ, from the exons ATGCCAGCAACACCACGCATCTCCAACGGGGCTTTCCCCCAAACCCCAGCGCACAAAGGCGCCCCTCCTACACCTTCTCCGACTCCTTCAGCCCGTCAGTCATTATCGGCGCCGCGAAGGAGCCTGCCTCCAGCACCCCAAAAGACTGTAGCCAAGACGGCTGCAGAGCCAAGAATACCCCTCCGGGCTATAGACGCACCCACCCAGCGCCTGTTCGCCCTCGGTATATACGGTGCTGTTCAAGCATGGAAGCTCTACGACTGGTCGCAAATGCTGGACGATGATAGTGCCCAGTCGTTATGGCTTTCACTCAAATGGATCGCTATAGACGGCGTCTACATACTAGGCCTTCCTGAGCTTAGAATACCATGGCTTGAGCTCTCGCAGCCCGTGGCCATATTCCTCTTGGTTGCGCATGCAATCTTTACCTTGCTGATCATGAACCATATTCCA GTTCCTTTACTAAGTGTACTGTTTGTATACGTGAAAGCATTCTATTTTGACTCTGAGCTCTCGATATCCGACAACTACGTCAAAACTTCGCAAATTCTTCACAACTCGTCACTTATCCAGGGTCGTCAAATCATCAACATCCTTCCAGAGGG GTTCGCCGTTCTCAACCCCGCCGGAACTCCATTCTGCATAGGCGGCGACATTACCACTGCCTTAATACCGATTCACTTCAACTCGACGATACCCCGCGAGGTTGAGTTGATCCGGACAGACTTAGACACCGACAGCAGCACTCAAGAGGTGATCAAACTCTCTAGGTTTGACATCCGCACCATCCAGAGCCATGCAAAGAAGCTCACCCCGGATGGCACCCCGAGCGCCTTTACATTCGAATACCGTGTCAAGAAGGCAGGAGCCTATAAGCTCAAGCGCGTGATTGACGAGCACAAGTTGGAGGTTCAACGCAAAAGCCCCCATACCTTTGTTGTTAGATGTCCTTCGGCCAGCATTGGTCCATCTCCGCCCTCGGAACGTTGTCTCAAGGACTTGTCCGATCTTGTGCTCAATGTGGATGGAACACCTCCGCTTAAGATTGTGTACAGCCGGAGGATCAATGGTAACAAGGAGCACAGCTTTCACTTTCCCAACCTTCAGCCTGATGGTTTCTCGTCACCGTTGATCGGTGTGGCAAGCTCTAGCCTCACTCTCCTTGAGGATGAGGACATATCTTGGGCAAGGTCGCAGCGTGTACCTGTGAGCTTGAACGAGTCTCTATACTCTGGTGGGGAGTGGCAATACTCTGTTGACGAAGTACACGATGGGCTTGGCAATGTTGTGCGCTACGCCTCGCCCACCGACGACCCAGAATATCGGCCGAAGGCAGCAAAAACGCTCGTCAAAACTTTCTCGGTGCGGGAACGTCCAAAGGTGCATTTGACTAAATGTGACATTCGCAACCCTCTCAAGGTGGCTCGAGGCCAGCGCGTTTCTTTGCCAGTGGTTTTTGAGACCACAGGTCAAAAGGCAGACGAAAGGCCACATGCTCTTACTTGGGATTTTTCGCCGATCGACACTCTCACGAGGAACGGCGACCCTGGTGACGTTGTGATTCCAGGCTCCCACGTGAGCAAGAAGCCAGGCGATGCTCCTGTTGTCTCTGCTCCCGGTCTGTATACCCTGAAGACTGTCAGTGCCGGGAGCTGTGAGGGTGAGGTTCAGGAGCCTGCATCCTGCCTCGTCCTGAATCCTTTGGAGCCTGAACTCTCGGTCAGGTCTCGGGACATACCGGACAAGTGTGCCGGCAACTCGGTTGGTCTCATTGTGAACCTCGACCTCGTGGGTACTCCACCGTTTGTTGTTCATTATAACGAAGTTTTCAGCGGACGCGTGGAGCACAAGGTCGTACGCATCTCTGGGACGAGACATGAGATGGAGCTCACTCCTCAAGAGGAGGGTACTCATAAGTACACCTTTACCAATGTCGATGATGCACTGTATAAGCAGGTGCCTTTGACTGGCTCCGGATACACGCTGGAACAAGATGTCAAGCCTGCTGCTTTTGCCGAGATTTCTCGTCGATACGACAACAAACCTCTTAGCGCCTGCTTGGAGCAACAAGTCGACATTGATGTCGTCTTTTCTGGCGGCGAACCACCTTATACTCTGGAGTACGAGATAGCTCATGAGGGCAAGCGGACTCCATACAAGGTGGCGGGCATCCAGTCTAGGGAGCAAACGCTAAGGACTCCGGCTTTAAGCAAGGGTGGTGAGTACACGCTGGCCCTCACAAGCGTCATGGATAAGCGCGGCTGCAAGAATTCCCTGCAGAACGAGATGAAGATCAACGTAAGGCGCcaacgaccacgggcttcgTTTGGTGTGATTGAAGGCCGCCGCAAGGCACTCAACATTGAGTCCCCAGATGCAAAACACAAGTTGCCGGTCCGTTTAACTGGTGTGGGCCCGTGGAAGGTGACATACAAGAATTTCGACCAGCCTGGCTCTCCTCTCATCCACCAAACTGTCCAGAACAGCAACGGTGTCGTAACGGCTCGGGACCCTGGAACATATGAGCTAGTTGAGGTATCAGACAGCCAATGTCCGGGTGCGGTTGACCCCAAGGCGTCGACTTTTGAAGTTTCTTGGCTTCCTCGACCTGAGCTTTCGCTGGTCCAGTCTGACAGCGTTAGTCAAGCCGGCGACTTGTTCGTCAAAAAGGATGTTTGTGAGGGCGATATTGACGGCTTCGAGATCAGCCTCAAGG GTTCCCCTCCATACCACGTCAAATACCAGATCCATCACAAGCCCACGTCTGGACCGGCATCAAGCACTCGCAAGGAGTTTGATGCAGCCCTCAGTAAATCGGCAATCTCTATGCTCACTGCAAAGCCCGGATTGTACACATATACCTTCACTGATCTTGCCGACAGCCTTTACGATCTTTCTAAGAAGCAGTTCACCCCGGTTGTCCTACAGCAAAGAGTAAACGCCAAGCCAACGGCCACTTTCGACAAACCTGGACAAGTCTTCAAGTTCTGCATGTCTGAGCAGGATTATGAAGAAAAGATTCCTGTGACCTTGACTGGTGTCGCGCCCTTCTTCCTGGAGCTTGAAATCAAGCACCACAGCAATGGCGTGCCCCAGGTGCACCGTATCCCTTCCGTAAACTCTAACAAATTCGGCGTTCAGCTACCGCGCGAACTCCTTCGCCTCGGTCCTCAGCAAGTTCGCATCCGTGAGGTCCGTGATGCTCGCGGCTGCCAGTTCCGTTCGGAAATTGGTGGCTCGTCAGTCCAGGTGCAGCTCTACGATGCGCCCGCCATTTACCCCCTGGAGACTCGCACAGATTACTGTGTGGGCGAGCGACTTGCCTACACCCTATCCGGAACACCTCCCTTCCAGGTATCTTACACGTTTGGTGGGCAGAAGCGCAGCGCCAACTCGCCGACAACAAGCTTCCGGCGAATCGCAGACAGCCCCGGAGAGTTCTCCATTACCAGTGTCAGCGACAAAGCAAGCGAGTGCCGAGCCGCTGTGGAGCTGGTCAAGCGCATCCACCCAATGCCGAGCGTGCGCATCAGCCGTGGACAGAACGTACAGGTGGACATCCACGAAGGCGGCGAGGTGGAGATCCTCTTCGAGTTTGGAGGAACGCCTCCATTCGAGTTTACGTACACGCGCAGCACCAATGCGCGAAAGGGACAGAAGTCCAAGGTCCTCGAGACCAGGCATGACGTCAGCTTCGAGCACAGCAAAGTTGTGCGTGCGAGCCAGGAGGGTACATATCAGGTCGTGGCCATCAAGGACAAGTACTGTGCCTTCTCAACCCAGCAGGTGGATGTCAAAGACGGCTCGCAGAAGCTGTTGCAGTAA
- a CDS encoding ubiquitin carboxyl-terminal hydrolase produces the protein MSDNATAEISSRRSGRVRPEISYKERDDKDSYDELRRAQGYTVKRQRKDLSIKGHQNGIQKADEEADAVCTNQGPDLLDDVLNFPPEELEAYEGWVELESDPAHFNYILHTLGVSNVRSEEIFSMDETEIAALRKPIYGFIFLFECEGVPISDEIVPPPSNMWFAAQTASNSCATVALLNVLMNCDEVAMGEKVRKFKEETADMVLSHRGAYLSQNKFLRSTHNTFARRLDLMDADLGMMNQWEERNKRQNKGKSGKRKRKALDPDSAKHYVGYIPHDGQLWELDGLDGGVICLGPYQGDWACAVIPHIQRKVEELGLQANLLALSHNPQASVRQKLAANMACYEALLQKLAANPTLKSSAEQDSSYITCKQEHAEQLEKIGLTYEEAVAIAAPQEFLKELDGPEMTPEHADTAMRRLIAEQRDLRLQYDAARESGNEDLAAARRRCQDYTPLVHGWLRAMGEAGVLEALADSQ, from the exons ATGTCCGATAACGCAACCGCTGAGATCAGTAGCCGTCGATCGGGGAGAGTACGACCCGAGATCTCGTACAAGGAGCGAGACGATAAGGACAGCTATGACGAACTTCGACGTGCTCAAGGATACACCGTCAAGAGACAGCGAAAAGATCTGTCCATCAAAGGCCATCAAAACGgaatccaaaaagctgaTGAAGAGGCAGACGCTGTTTGCACCAATCAAGGTCCGGACCTCCTTGACGATGTACTCAACTTTCCGCCCGAGGAGTTGGAAGCATACGAGGGCTGGGTTGAGCTTGAATCAGATCCG GCACATTTCAACTACATACTGCACACACTTGGCGTGTCCAATGTCCGTAGCGAGGAAATTTTCAGCATGGATGAGACAGAGATAGCGGCGCTCAG AAAACCAATCTACGGATTTATATTTTTATTCGAATGCGAGGGGGTTCCAATCTCAGACGAGATAGTCCCCCCTCCATCGAATATGTGGTTTGCCGCACAG ACTGCCTCGAATTCGTGTGCTACAGTTGCCCTGTTGAATGTTTTGATGAACTGCGATGAAGTAGCTATGGGCGAAAAAGTGCGTAAGTTCAAGGAAGAAACTGCAGACATGGTGCTCTCGCACAGAGGTGCATACTTGTCCCAGAACAAGTTTCTCCGGTCAACCCACAACACATTTGCGCG TCGTCTCGACCTCATGGACGCAGACTTGGGTATGATGAATCAATGGGAAGAGCGTAACAAGCGCCAAAACAAGGGAAAGTCCGGCAAGCGCAAGCGCAAGGCCCTTGACCCAGACTCAGCCAAGCATTACGTGGGATATATTCCTCACGATGGTCAGCTGTGGGAGCTCGATGGGTTGGATGGAGGTGTCATTTGCTTAG GACCATATCAGGGGGACTGGGCCTGTGCCGTGATACCCCATATCCAGAGAAAGGTTGAAGAGCTTGGTCTCCAGGCCAACCTACTCGCACTCTCCCACAATCCCCAAGCCAGCGTGCGCCAGAAGCTTGCAGCGAACATGGCCTGCTATGAGGCACTCCTACAAAAATTGGCTGCCAATCCAACACTGAAGAGTAGCGCGGAGCAGGATTCAAGTTACATCACATGCAAACAAGAACACGCCGAGCAGTTGGAAAAGATTGGCCTAACATACGAAGAAGCTGTGGCGATAGCAGCCCCTCAAGAATTTTTGAAGGAGTTGGACGGACCGGAAATGACACCCGAGCATGCGGATACAGCTATGAGGAGGTTAATAGCTGAGCAACGTGATCTGAGACTGCAGTATGACGCAGCCCGGGAAAGCGGTAACGAGGATCTCGCTGCTGCGCGTCGCCGATGTCAGGACTACACTCCTTTGGTCCATGGATGGCTGCGTGCCATGGGCGAAGCTGgtgtactggaagcccttgCAGATTCGCAATAG
- a CDS encoding 26S proteasome non-ATPase regulatory subunit 8 — translation MAERQLQQILTQLKSQQLAYADAAKLLSKAKLLLLQLGALTPKTTTTTSSSTSSGKGKSSSSGGASPSAAQLALARETYEQGALYSIRAKNADGFTRYVQQLSPLYELPANVLPPNLPERNKVTGLYLLLLLTQGRYAEFHSELEALSTREGGGGSVDVEGDRYLGYPIRLERWLMEGSYDRVWKAMKKGEVPCEEYGVFSEILTIQIRAEIASSSERAYPSLPISSTKSLLFLESEGAVVEFAKRRGWTVRDGHIYFPTAGAEDGEPEKPVSLSFIENTLGYARELETIV, via the exons ATGGCAGAGCGGCAACTACAGCAGATCTTGACGCAGCTCAAGTCGCAACAGCTCGCCTACGCGGACGCAGCCAAGCTCCTCTCGAAAGCGaagctcctcctcctgcaGCTCGGCGCACTTACACCCAAgaccacgacgacgacatcaAGCTCAACAAGCagcggcaagggcaagagcagcagcagcggcggtgcATCACCATCGGCGGCACAGCTCGCCCTGGCCCGGGAGACGTACGAACAGGGAGCGCTGTACTCGATCCGGGCCAAGAACGCCGACGGCTTCACGCGCTACGTACAGCAGCTCTCGCCGCTGTACGAGCTCCCCGCCAACGTGCTGCCCCCTAACCTGCCCGAGCGCAACAAGGTCACGGGCCTgtacctgctgctgctcctcacCCAGGGACGCTACGCCGAGTTCCACTCGGAGCTCGAGGCCCTGTCCACCCGCgagggcggtggcggcagcgTCGACGTCGAGGGTGACCGCTACCTTGGCTACCCCATCCGGCTCGAGAGGTGGCTGATGGAGGGCAGCTACGACCGCGTCTGGAAGGCTATGAAGAAGGGCGAGGTGCCCTGCGAGGAGTATGGTGTCTTTTCAGAG ATCCTGACCATTCAAATACGGGCCGAGATCGCCTCAAGCAGCGAGCGTGCCTACCCGTCTCTGCCTATCTCCTCCACCAAGTCTCTTCTGTTCCTGGAGTCAGAGGGTGCCGTTGTAGAGTTCGCCAAGCGTCGCGGCTGGACTGTCCGCGACGGCCACATTTACTTCCCCACCGCCGGTGCCGAGGATGGTGAGCCCGAGAAGCCCGTAAGCCTGTCGTTCATCGAGAACACCCTTGGTTACGCCCGTGAGCTGGAGACTATCGTCTAG
- a CDS encoding coatomer alpha subunit, whose protein sequence is MQASSGMLTKFESKSSRAKGIAFHPKRPWILVSLHSSTIQLWDYRMGTLIDRFEEHDGPVRAIDFHKTQPLFVSGGDDYKIKVWSYQTRRCLFTLNGHLDYVRTVFFHHELPWIVSASDDQTIRIWNWQNRSLICTMTGHNHYAMCAQFHPKEDLVVSASLDQSVRVWDISGLRKKHSAPTSSLSFEDQMARNNANQTDMFGNTDAVVKFVLEGHDRGVNWVAFHPTMPLIVSAGDDRLVKLWRMSETKAWEVDTCRGHFQNASGCLFHPHQDLILSVGEDKTIRVWDLNKRTGVQSFKRENDRFWVIAAHPEINLFAAGHDNGVMVFKLERERPASAVNQNVLFYINKEKHVRSYDFQKNIESPTLLSLKKVGPAWVPPRTLSYNPAERSVLVTSSADNGTYELISLPREGSGAIEPTESKRGQGNSAIFVARNRFAVLNVASQTIDIKDLSNNTTRSFKPPHGTTDIYFGGPGNLLIITPTAVHLYEIQQKKTIAELAVNGVKYVVWSNDGLYAALLSKHNVTIVTKNLEQVSTLHETIRIKSATWDDAGVLLYSTLNHVKYTLLNGDNGIVRTLDQTVYLVRVKGRNAHCLDRNAKPKILLIDPTEYRFKLSLVKRNYEEMLHIIKTSSLVGQSIISYLQKKGYPEIALQFVQDPTTRFELAIECGNLEVAVEMAKQLDRPKLWTRLSTEALAHGNHQVVEMCYQKLKQFDKLSFLYLSTGDTTKLARMAKIAEHRGDFTARFQDALFLGEVEDRIQMFKEIDLYPMAYMTAKSHGLDEECQAILEATGLTEDQLTMPKIGEALTPPKAVVPTHKANWPTRATSQSVFEKALLGQMEGLSLDDESGAAANGYAEEGEEPSSKTGALVDVDDEEDAAGWDMGDDIVPEVDSDFVNVESAETGGAGSSEADLWARNSPLAVDHVAGGSFESAMQLLNRQVGAVNFAPLKDRFLEVYKASKTYLPASVGLPALVNYVRRTTDETDPRKVLPIIPRDLESLATNDLQQGYSTMKSNKLEEGVKVFRDILHAVLVNAVSSEGEVAEAKKLITSAAEYAVAMDIELARRKLGAPDAVAKNPELLKRSLELSAYFTIPKIEVPHRQLALLNAMNLAARSKNYNSALSFANRILANGGASKILETAKKTKAQCERNPNDAVEIEFDQFAEFEVCAASHTPIYSGTAYEECAFDGSKYHTKYKGTVCAVCQVCEVGKHGSGLKLFA, encoded by the exons ATGCAGGCGTCGTCGGGCATGCTCACCAAG TTCGAGTCCAAGTCTTCTCGCGCAAAGGGCATTGCCTTCCACCCAAAAAG GCCATGGATTCTTGTTTCTCTTCACTCCTCGACGATTCAGCTATGGGACTATCGCATGGGCACGTTGATTGACCGTTTCGAGGAACACGACGGTCCTGTTCGCGCCATCGACTTTCACAAAACGCAACCCCTCTTCGTCTCGGGCGGTGACGACTACAAGATCAAAGTATGGTCTTACCAGACGCGCCGATGCCTTTTCACTCTGAACGGTCACCTGGACTATGTCCGCACAGTCTTCTTCCATCACGAGCTGCCTTGGATTGTGTCGGCCTCGGACGACCAAACGATTCGGATATGGAACTGGCAGAACCGGTCTTTGA TTTGTACGATGACGGGTCATAACCACTATGCCATGTGTGCGCAATTCCACCCCAAGGAGGACCTGGTCGTGTCGGCTTCGCTGGATCAGTCCGTCCGGGTATGGGACATTTCCGGCTTGCGCAAGAAGCACTCTGCGCCCACATCCTCCCTTTCCTTTGAAGATCAAATGGCGCGGAACAATGCGAATCAAACCGATATGTTTGGCAACACTGACGCCGTTGTCAAGTTTGTCCTCGAGGGCCACGACCGCGGAGTGAACTGGGTTGCATTTCACCCAACAATGCCCCTGATAGTCTCTGCTGGTGACGATCGGCTGGTGAAGCTTTGGCGCATGAGTGAGACCAAGGCTTGGGAGGTTGATACCTGCCGGGGTCACTTCCAGAACGCTTCGGGATGTCTATTCCACCCACACCAAGATCTCATCTTGTCTGTAGGCGAGGATAAGACGATAAGAGTTTGGGACCTAAACAAGAGGACAGGGGTTCAGTCATTCAAGCGGGAGAATGACAGGTTCTGGGTTATTGCAGCTCACCCAGAGATTAACTTGTTTGCCGCCGGTCATGACAATGGAGTCATGGTTTTCAAACTCGAGCGCGAACGCCCTGCGTCCGCGGTCAACCAAAACGTCCTTTTCTACATCAACAAGGAGAAGCACGTGCGGTCATATGACTTCCAAAAGAACATTGAGAGCCCAACTCTTCTGTCGCTGAAGAAGGTCGGCCCTGCTTGGGTTCCTCCTCGCACCCTTTCCTACAATCCGGCAGAAAGATCTGTGTTGGTTACGTCGTCGGCTGATAATGGGACCTACGAGCTGATCAGCCTTCCGAGGGAAGGATCCGGCGCGATAGAGCCTACCGAGTCCAAACGCGGTCAGGGCAACTCTGCAATTTTTGTTGCTCGCAACCGATTTGCCGTGCTCAATGTTGCTTCACAAACCATCGATATTAAGGACCTCTCGAACAACACGACACGATCATTCAAGCCTCCACACGGCACTACAGACATCTACTTTGGCGGTCCAGGAAACTTGCTGATCATCACACCTACTGCCGTTCATCTTTATGAGATCCAGCAAAAGAAGACCATTGCAGAACTTGCCGTCAACGGGGTCAAATACGTTGTTTGGTCTAACGATGGCCTGTACGCTGCACTTCTCAGCAAGCACAACGTGACCATTGTCACCAAAAACCTTGAACAGGTCAGCACACTCCACGAGACGATCCGTATCAAGAGCGCAACCTGGGACGATGCCGGCGTCCTCCTCTATTCGACCCTCAACCACGTCAAATACACTCTGCTCAATGGCGACAACGGCATCGTGCGGACTCTTGATCAAACCGTTTACCTCGTTCGGGTTAAGGGCAGGAATGCCCACTGCCTGGACAGGAACGCAAAGCCTAAGATTCTTCTGATTGATCCTACCGAGTATCGTTTCAAGCTGTCTCTGGTGAAGCGCAACTATGAGGAGATGCTGCACATCATCAAGACCTCCAGTCTTGTCGGCCAGTCGATCATCTCATATCTGCAAAAGAAGGGATACCCCGAGATTGCACTGCAGTTCGTCCAGGATCCCACGACCCGTTTCGAGCTTGCCATCGAGTGTGGCAATCTTGAAGTTGCAGTCGAGATGGCTAAGCAGTTAGATCGCCCCAAGCTGTGGACCAGGTTGAGCACTGAGGCTCTGGCACACGGCAACCACCAGGTCGTGGAGATGTGCTATCAGAAGCTCAAGCAGTTCGACAAGCTTTCCTTTTTGTATCTTTCCACTGGTGACACGACTAAGCTCGCCAGGATGGCTAAGATCGCCGAGCACCGAGGAGACTTCACCGCCCGCTTCCAAGATGCACTGTTCCTAGGAGAGGTAGAGGACCGCATCCAGATGTTCAAGGAGATTGACCTTT ACCCTATGGCATACATGACTGCCAAGTCTCATGGCCTCGATGAGGAATGTCAAGCCATTCTGGAGGCGACCGGCTTGACTGAGGATCAGCTCACGATGCCCAAGATCGGCGAAGCGCTTACGCCGCCGAAAGCTGTCGTTCCTACCCACAAGGCCAACTGGCCGACAAGGGCGACATCCCAGTCAGTATTCGAGAAGGCCCTCCTTGGACAGATGGAAGGCCTCTCTCTCGATGACGAGTCCGGAGCCGCTGCGAATGGGTATGCGGAAGAAGGCGAGGAACCCAGCTCCAAGACTGGTGCCCTTGTGGATGTTGATGATGAAGAGGACGCTGCTGGATGGGACATGGGAGATGACATAGTACCGGAAGTTGACAGCGATTTCGTCAATGTGGAGAGTGCCGAAACTGGCGGTGCCGGTAGCAGCGAAGCTGATTTGTGGGCACGAAACTCCCCCTTGGCTGTCGACCATGTCGCAGGAGGCTCTTTTGAGTCAGCCATGCAGCTGCTTAACCGCCAAGTAGGTGCTGTCAACTTTGCGCCGCTGAAGGACAGGTTCTTGGAGGTGTACAAGGCTTCCAAGACTTATTTGCCTGCATCAGTTGGTCTGCCGGCGTTGGTCAACTACGTCCGCAGGACTACGGACGAGACAGATCCTAGGAAGGTCCTTCCTATTATTCCACGCGATCTTGAATCGCTGGCAACAAATGATCTGCAGCAAGGTTACAGCACTATGAAGAGCAACAAGCTGGAGGAGGGTGTCAAGGTCTTCAGGGACATCCTTCACGCTGTTCTGGTCAACGCTGTTTCGTCTGAAGGCGAAGTTGcggaggccaagaagctcaTCACCTCTGCTGCAGAGTACGCTGTGGCAATGGATATCGAGCTGGCCAGGAGGAAGCTCGGCGCACCCGATGCTGTGGCCAAGAACCCAGAACTTCTCAAGCGCAGCCTTGAGTTGTCGGCCTATTTCACAATCCCCAAGATCGAAGTGCCCCACAGACAACTTGCACTCCTGAATGCGATGAACCTCGCGGCCAGGAGCAAGAACTACAACTCTGCCCTCAGCTTTGCCAACAGGATATTGGCCAACGGAGGCGCCAGCAAAATATTAGAAACT GCCAAGAAGACAAAGGCTCAATGCGAGCGGAACCCTAACGACGCTGTAGAGATCGAGTTCGACCAGTTCGCTGAGTTTGAGGTGTGCGCAGCCAGCCACACACCAATCTACAGCGGAACAGCATACGAGGAGTGTGCTTTTGATGGATCCAAGTACCATACAAAGTACAAGGGTACGGTCTGCGCCGTATGCCAAGTGTGCGAAGTTGGCAAGCACGGAAGTGGGCTGAAGCTTTTTGCATGA